Proteins encoded within one genomic window of Equus caballus isolate H_3958 breed thoroughbred chromosome 20, TB-T2T, whole genome shotgun sequence:
- the KCTD20 gene encoding BTB/POZ domain-containing protein KCTD20 isoform X3: MVTELNHDLSLDPASQPANLQFPHVMPLPEDIKGSCFQSGNKRNHDPFLAPERFGNSTVGFGSNVHSQAPEKVTLLVDGTRFVVNPQIFTAHPDTMLGRMFGPGREYNFTRPNEKGEYEIAEGISAAVFRTVLDYYKTGIINCPDGISIPDLRDTCDYLCINFDFNTIRCQDLSALLHELSNDGAHKQFDHYLEELILPIMVGCAKKGERECHIVVLTDEDSVDWDEDHPPPMGEEYSQILYSSKLYRFFKYIENRDVAKTVLKERGLKNIRIGIEGYPTCKEKIKRRPGGRSEVIYNYVQRPFIQMSWEKEEGKSRHVDFQCVRSKSLTNLVAAGEDVLEDQEVLMYHPPQVDELDRLNAPLSQMASNDFQD, encoded by the exons ATGGTTACAGAATTGAACCATG ACCTTTCACTCGACCCTGCATCTCAGCCAGCAAACCTTCAGTTCCCGCACGTAATGCCACTTCCCGAAGACATCAAAGGCTCTTGCTTCCAGAGCGGGAATAAGCGTAACCATGACCCCTTTCTTGCTCCAGAACGATTTGGAAACAGCACTGTGGGCTTTGGCAGTAATGTTCATTCCCAGGCACCAGAGAAAGTGACTCTTCTCGTAGATGGCACACGTTTTGTTGTGAATCCACAAATTTTCACTGCTCATCCAGATACCATGTTGGGAAG GATGTTTGGACCAGGAAGAGAGTACAACTTCACGCGGCCCAACGAGAAGGGGGAGTATGAGATTGCTGAAGGAATCAGTGCAGCTGTGTTTCGAACGGTGCTG GATTATTACAAAACTGGTATCATCAATTGTCCTGATGGCATCTCTATCCCAGACCTTAGAGACACGTGCGATTATCTCTGCATTAACTTTGACTTCAACACTATCCGATGTCAGGATCTGA GTGCTTTACTGCATGAACTGTCTAACGACGGTGCTCACAAGCAGTTTGATCACTACCTCGAAGAGCTGATCCTGCCCATCATGGTGGGCTGTGCCAAGAAGGGCGAGCGCGAGTGCCATATCGTTGTGCTGACAGATGAGGATTCTGTGGACTGGGATGAAGACCACCCCCCACCCATGGGGGAGGAATATTCCCAAA ttctttacaGCTCTAAGCTCTACAGATTCTTCAAGTACATTGAGAATCGGGATGTCGCCAAAACAGTGTTAAAGGAGCGGGGCCTGAAAAACATTCGCATTGGAATTGAAG GTTACCCTACctgtaaagaaaaaattaagagaagacCTGGTGGCCGATCTGAAGTAATCTATAATTATGTACAGCGCCCCTTTATCCAGATGTCgtgggaaaaggaagaaggaaagagtcGCCATGTGGATTTCCAGTGTGTTCGAAGCAAATCCCTCACTAATCTGGTAGCTGCTGGAGAAGACGTCTTAGAGGACCAGGAGGTACTAATGTACCACCCACCCCAAGTGGATGAACTTGACCGGCTAAATGCCCCACTTTCTCAGATGGCCTCTAATGACTTTCAGGATTAG
- the KCTD20 gene encoding BTB/POZ domain-containing protein KCTD20 isoform X1: protein MNVHCGSESDRFLRPEASCLMDETSAAAQEKETNNLTSSGLQTLAYPLGPRNDDLSLDPASQPANLQFPHVMPLPEDIKGSCFQSGNKRNHDPFLAPERFGNSTVGFGSNVHSQAPEKVTLLVDGTRFVVNPQIFTAHPDTMLGRMFGPGREYNFTRPNEKGEYEIAEGISAAVFRTVLDYYKTGIINCPDGISIPDLRDTCDYLCINFDFNTIRCQDLSALLHELSNDGAHKQFDHYLEELILPIMVGCAKKGERECHIVVLTDEDSVDWDEDHPPPMGEEYSQILYSSKLYRFFKYIENRDVAKTVLKERGLKNIRIGIEGYPTCKEKIKRRPGGRSEVIYNYVQRPFIQMSWEKEEGKSRHVDFQCVRSKSLTNLVAAGEDVLEDQEVLMYHPPQVDELDRLNAPLSQMASNDFQD from the exons ATGAACGTTCACTGTGGCAGTGAGAGTGACAGGTTCCTGCGGCCAGAGGCCAGCTGCCTGATGGATGAAACCTCAGCTGCAgcccaagaaaaagaaacaaataatctgaCTTCTTCTGGTCTTCAAACCCTTGCTTATCCTCTAGGTCCCAGGAATGATG ACCTTTCACTCGACCCTGCATCTCAGCCAGCAAACCTTCAGTTCCCGCACGTAATGCCACTTCCCGAAGACATCAAAGGCTCTTGCTTCCAGAGCGGGAATAAGCGTAACCATGACCCCTTTCTTGCTCCAGAACGATTTGGAAACAGCACTGTGGGCTTTGGCAGTAATGTTCATTCCCAGGCACCAGAGAAAGTGACTCTTCTCGTAGATGGCACACGTTTTGTTGTGAATCCACAAATTTTCACTGCTCATCCAGATACCATGTTGGGAAG GATGTTTGGACCAGGAAGAGAGTACAACTTCACGCGGCCCAACGAGAAGGGGGAGTATGAGATTGCTGAAGGAATCAGTGCAGCTGTGTTTCGAACGGTGCTG GATTATTACAAAACTGGTATCATCAATTGTCCTGATGGCATCTCTATCCCAGACCTTAGAGACACGTGCGATTATCTCTGCATTAACTTTGACTTCAACACTATCCGATGTCAGGATCTGA GTGCTTTACTGCATGAACTGTCTAACGACGGTGCTCACAAGCAGTTTGATCACTACCTCGAAGAGCTGATCCTGCCCATCATGGTGGGCTGTGCCAAGAAGGGCGAGCGCGAGTGCCATATCGTTGTGCTGACAGATGAGGATTCTGTGGACTGGGATGAAGACCACCCCCCACCCATGGGGGAGGAATATTCCCAAA ttctttacaGCTCTAAGCTCTACAGATTCTTCAAGTACATTGAGAATCGGGATGTCGCCAAAACAGTGTTAAAGGAGCGGGGCCTGAAAAACATTCGCATTGGAATTGAAG GTTACCCTACctgtaaagaaaaaattaagagaagacCTGGTGGCCGATCTGAAGTAATCTATAATTATGTACAGCGCCCCTTTATCCAGATGTCgtgggaaaaggaagaaggaaagagtcGCCATGTGGATTTCCAGTGTGTTCGAAGCAAATCCCTCACTAATCTGGTAGCTGCTGGAGAAGACGTCTTAGAGGACCAGGAGGTACTAATGTACCACCCACCCCAAGTGGATGAACTTGACCGGCTAAATGCCCCACTTTCTCAGATGGCCTCTAATGACTTTCAGGATTAG
- the KCTD20 gene encoding BTB/POZ domain-containing protein KCTD20 isoform X2, with product MNVHCGSESDRFLRPEASCLMDETSAAAQEKETNNLTSSGLQTLAYPLGPRNDERFGNSTVGFGSNVHSQAPEKVTLLVDGTRFVVNPQIFTAHPDTMLGRMFGPGREYNFTRPNEKGEYEIAEGISAAVFRTVLDYYKTGIINCPDGISIPDLRDTCDYLCINFDFNTIRCQDLSALLHELSNDGAHKQFDHYLEELILPIMVGCAKKGERECHIVVLTDEDSVDWDEDHPPPMGEEYSQILYSSKLYRFFKYIENRDVAKTVLKERGLKNIRIGIEGYPTCKEKIKRRPGGRSEVIYNYVQRPFIQMSWEKEEGKSRHVDFQCVRSKSLTNLVAAGEDVLEDQEVLMYHPPQVDELDRLNAPLSQMASNDFQD from the exons ATGAACGTTCACTGTGGCAGTGAGAGTGACAGGTTCCTGCGGCCAGAGGCCAGCTGCCTGATGGATGAAACCTCAGCTGCAgcccaagaaaaagaaacaaataatctgaCTTCTTCTGGTCTTCAAACCCTTGCTTATCCTCTAGGTCCCAGGAATGATG AACGATTTGGAAACAGCACTGTGGGCTTTGGCAGTAATGTTCATTCCCAGGCACCAGAGAAAGTGACTCTTCTCGTAGATGGCACACGTTTTGTTGTGAATCCACAAATTTTCACTGCTCATCCAGATACCATGTTGGGAAG GATGTTTGGACCAGGAAGAGAGTACAACTTCACGCGGCCCAACGAGAAGGGGGAGTATGAGATTGCTGAAGGAATCAGTGCAGCTGTGTTTCGAACGGTGCTG GATTATTACAAAACTGGTATCATCAATTGTCCTGATGGCATCTCTATCCCAGACCTTAGAGACACGTGCGATTATCTCTGCATTAACTTTGACTTCAACACTATCCGATGTCAGGATCTGA GTGCTTTACTGCATGAACTGTCTAACGACGGTGCTCACAAGCAGTTTGATCACTACCTCGAAGAGCTGATCCTGCCCATCATGGTGGGCTGTGCCAAGAAGGGCGAGCGCGAGTGCCATATCGTTGTGCTGACAGATGAGGATTCTGTGGACTGGGATGAAGACCACCCCCCACCCATGGGGGAGGAATATTCCCAAA ttctttacaGCTCTAAGCTCTACAGATTCTTCAAGTACATTGAGAATCGGGATGTCGCCAAAACAGTGTTAAAGGAGCGGGGCCTGAAAAACATTCGCATTGGAATTGAAG GTTACCCTACctgtaaagaaaaaattaagagaagacCTGGTGGCCGATCTGAAGTAATCTATAATTATGTACAGCGCCCCTTTATCCAGATGTCgtgggaaaaggaagaaggaaagagtcGCCATGTGGATTTCCAGTGTGTTCGAAGCAAATCCCTCACTAATCTGGTAGCTGCTGGAGAAGACGTCTTAGAGGACCAGGAGGTACTAATGTACCACCCACCCCAAGTGGATGAACTTGACCGGCTAAATGCCCCACTTTCTCAGATGGCCTCTAATGACTTTCAGGATTAG
- the KCTD20 gene encoding BTB/POZ domain-containing protein KCTD20 isoform X4 has protein sequence MFGPGREYNFTRPNEKGEYEIAEGISAAVFRTVLDYYKTGIINCPDGISIPDLRDTCDYLCINFDFNTIRCQDLSALLHELSNDGAHKQFDHYLEELILPIMVGCAKKGERECHIVVLTDEDSVDWDEDHPPPMGEEYSQILYSSKLYRFFKYIENRDVAKTVLKERGLKNIRIGIEGYPTCKEKIKRRPGGRSEVIYNYVQRPFIQMSWEKEEGKSRHVDFQCVRSKSLTNLVAAGEDVLEDQEVLMYHPPQVDELDRLNAPLSQMASNDFQD, from the exons ATGTTTGGACCAGGAAGAGAGTACAACTTCACGCGGCCCAACGAGAAGGGGGAGTATGAGATTGCTGAAGGAATCAGTGCAGCTGTGTTTCGAACGGTGCTG GATTATTACAAAACTGGTATCATCAATTGTCCTGATGGCATCTCTATCCCAGACCTTAGAGACACGTGCGATTATCTCTGCATTAACTTTGACTTCAACACTATCCGATGTCAGGATCTGA GTGCTTTACTGCATGAACTGTCTAACGACGGTGCTCACAAGCAGTTTGATCACTACCTCGAAGAGCTGATCCTGCCCATCATGGTGGGCTGTGCCAAGAAGGGCGAGCGCGAGTGCCATATCGTTGTGCTGACAGATGAGGATTCTGTGGACTGGGATGAAGACCACCCCCCACCCATGGGGGAGGAATATTCCCAAA ttctttacaGCTCTAAGCTCTACAGATTCTTCAAGTACATTGAGAATCGGGATGTCGCCAAAACAGTGTTAAAGGAGCGGGGCCTGAAAAACATTCGCATTGGAATTGAAG GTTACCCTACctgtaaagaaaaaattaagagaagacCTGGTGGCCGATCTGAAGTAATCTATAATTATGTACAGCGCCCCTTTATCCAGATGTCgtgggaaaaggaagaaggaaagagtcGCCATGTGGATTTCCAGTGTGTTCGAAGCAAATCCCTCACTAATCTGGTAGCTGCTGGAGAAGACGTCTTAGAGGACCAGGAGGTACTAATGTACCACCCACCCCAAGTGGATGAACTTGACCGGCTAAATGCCCCACTTTCTCAGATGGCCTCTAATGACTTTCAGGATTAG